In Leptospira sp. WS58.C1, a single genomic region encodes these proteins:
- a CDS encoding ABC transporter ATP-binding protein: protein MNVYRRLLGYSFKYKYRLITGVVLSFFVSILNGASLTSVIPIFNAIGKGGKADFQISLTKKESIALKDREEGKELEAIQKIEALSADIKIKTNYYLTTLPKDQLVLLFCLFIFPIYLAKLLFLTGAVYCINSGGYLAVRDLRLELYSKAQELPLNHFVQEKTGIFMSRIVNDVEVLAKLISSDLKDAIVDFFYILTHLLILLFLSWEMFIAVLVVVPLIMGPVTSFADRIRKATRNQQERLSALNGHLQEVISGIRVIRAFSMEKTEAGRFWDINNDLSEKTFKGHFYHQIGPSLVELSSSIVAVIFLAFGAYLIELEKLTLGHFMIFFLTLVFLTRPFKQMGMLSNSIQSAVAAGTRVFEMLDSETDVKNSPNPIYPKKLSKELKFDSVGYTYPGAKSPALSDLNLSIQKGSTIALVGSSGAGKSTLVDLVPRLIDPTEGSITWDGMDLRNLDLASLRKKISIVNQQVFLFNGSIRENICYGTENVTEERMREVAELAFATEFILSFEDGFDTVVGERGVMLSGGQRQRISIARALLNNPEILILDEATSALDTESERVVQQALESLYKNRTVIIIAHRLSTVQIADTIFTMEGGKVVESGSHSELIRLDGKYKKLYEMQFAESPV, encoded by the coding sequence GGTATTCCTTCAAGTATAAATACAGATTAATCACCGGGGTCGTACTATCCTTTTTTGTGTCCATACTCAATGGAGCCTCTCTCACTAGTGTTATTCCGATATTCAACGCGATCGGAAAAGGCGGAAAAGCCGACTTCCAAATTTCACTCACCAAAAAAGAAAGTATCGCACTAAAAGATAGGGAAGAGGGAAAAGAATTAGAAGCCATCCAAAAGATAGAGGCCCTATCCGCAGATATTAAGATCAAAACCAACTATTATCTAACTACTCTTCCGAAAGACCAGCTCGTTTTACTTTTTTGTTTATTCATCTTTCCCATCTATCTGGCAAAACTCTTATTCTTAACAGGCGCTGTCTATTGCATCAACTCCGGAGGATATCTAGCCGTCAGAGATCTTCGATTAGAACTTTATTCTAAAGCTCAAGAACTTCCGCTCAACCATTTCGTACAAGAGAAGACCGGGATCTTTATGAGCCGCATCGTAAACGATGTGGAAGTCCTGGCCAAGCTGATCAGTTCGGATCTGAAAGATGCGATCGTGGATTTTTTCTACATACTCACGCATTTACTTATTCTCCTTTTCTTAAGTTGGGAAATGTTTATCGCCGTTCTGGTTGTGGTCCCATTGATCATGGGCCCTGTGACTTCCTTTGCCGATCGGATCAGAAAAGCGACGCGTAACCAACAGGAAAGATTATCAGCGTTAAACGGTCATTTACAGGAAGTCATCTCGGGTATACGTGTTATACGCGCATTCTCGATGGAAAAAACGGAAGCGGGAAGATTCTGGGACATCAATAACGATCTTTCCGAAAAAACGTTCAAAGGGCATTTTTATCATCAGATCGGTCCGTCTTTAGTGGAACTTTCCAGCTCGATCGTTGCAGTGATATTTTTGGCTTTCGGCGCTTATTTGATCGAACTGGAAAAGCTGACCTTAGGTCATTTTATGATCTTCTTCTTAACTTTGGTATTTTTGACCAGACCTTTTAAGCAAATGGGAATGTTATCCAACTCCATCCAAAGTGCGGTTGCGGCAGGGACCAGAGTGTTCGAAATGTTGGATAGCGAAACGGATGTAAAAAATTCTCCGAATCCTATCTATCCTAAAAAACTTTCCAAAGAATTAAAATTCGATTCGGTAGGTTATACCTATCCCGGAGCAAAAAGTCCTGCATTGTCCGACTTAAATCTTTCCATCCAAAAAGGATCCACGATTGCGTTAGTCGGCTCTTCTGGGGCCGGAAAATCCACTTTGGTAGATCTTGTACCGCGATTGATCGATCCGACCGAAGGCTCCATTACCTGGGATGGAATGGATCTTAGGAATTTAGACCTGGCTTCTTTAAGAAAAAAGATCTCCATCGTGAACCAACAGGTATTCTTATTTAACGGAAGCATCCGAGAAAATATCTGCTATGGAACGGAGAATGTTACGGAAGAAAGAATGAGAGAAGTTGCAGAACTCGCCTTCGCGACCGAGTTTATCCTTTCTTTCGAAGACGGCTTCGATACCGTAGTGGGAGAAAGAGGAGTCATGTTATCCGGAGGCCAAAGGCAAAGGATCTCCATCGCAAGAGCATTATTGAATAATCCTGAAATCCTGATCTTGGACGAGGCCACTTCCGCGTTAGACACCGAATCGGAAAGAGTGGTCCAACAAGCGCTTGAATCCTTATACAAAAATAGGACCGTCATCATTATCGCTCATAGACTCTCCACAGTTCAGATCGCAGATACTATTTTTACTATGGAAGGTGGAAAAGTGGTAGAATCAGGATCTCACTCGGAATTGATCCGCTTGGACGGAAAGTATAAGAAATTGTACGAGATGCAGTTCGCAGAATCTCCGGTTTAA
- the lpxK gene encoding tetraacyldisaccharide 4'-kinase produces the protein MISFGKILSFPILFLLSLVYRILFFFDRSLKKKRTLSSSITISIGNFSVGGTGKTPFTLHLAKLLHSNFPKIPIVILSRGYGSSGKGTRRVTNNSLPSDVGDEPLLLKKNLPFVEVYVGSNRFDSYQQYRSENKIPNDQKVFVLLDDGFQHHALQRDLDLVLLDCTNLSKMEFLLPLGLLRESYNSVSRANFLVASKYSEELESSLSNWIRKYKPSRTLRFRFSPQILVPLSPGSSERSVRDLTGKSVFGFAGLGNPGSFFSSLQNQNPSELKTKSYPDHYSYTKDDITRISENTSNQDYIVCTEKDGVKISSLIETDKNFSKWFYLKLETVLENESELISSVRSFI, from the coding sequence ATGATTTCTTTTGGGAAGATCCTCTCTTTTCCGATCTTATTTTTACTCAGCCTGGTTTATAGGATCTTATTTTTTTTTGATAGAAGTTTAAAGAAAAAAAGAACTCTCTCTTCTTCCATAACGATTAGTATCGGGAATTTTAGCGTGGGTGGAACAGGCAAAACACCTTTTACACTTCATCTAGCAAAATTACTCCATTCTAATTTTCCGAAAATCCCAATCGTGATCTTAAGCAGAGGATACGGTTCTTCCGGAAAGGGAACCCGAAGAGTCACTAATAATTCTCTTCCGTCCGACGTGGGGGACGAACCTCTTCTATTAAAAAAGAATCTTCCTTTTGTAGAAGTGTATGTGGGAAGTAACAGGTTCGACTCTTACCAACAATACAGATCTGAAAACAAAATCCCGAACGATCAAAAGGTATTTGTATTACTGGATGACGGATTCCAACACCATGCTTTACAGAGGGACTTAGATTTGGTTTTATTGGACTGTACCAATCTTTCCAAAATGGAATTCTTACTTCCTCTAGGTTTATTAAGGGAATCTTATAATTCGGTATCTAGGGCAAATTTTTTAGTAGCATCCAAGTATTCGGAAGAATTGGAAAGTTCCCTTTCGAATTGGATCCGAAAATACAAACCTTCTCGAACCTTAAGATTTAGATTTTCGCCCCAAATATTAGTTCCACTTTCCCCGGGATCATCCGAGCGATCCGTCAGGGATTTAACCGGAAAATCCGTATTTGGCTTTGCAGGTTTGGGAAATCCAGGCTCGTTCTTTTCTTCCTTACAAAATCAAAATCCTTCCGAGCTAAAAACCAAATCCTATCCGGATCATTATTCTTATACGAAGGACGATATAACCCGGATCTCGGAGAACACTTCCAACCAAGATTACATTGTCTGCACGGAAAAAGACGGAGTAAAGATCTCTTCACTCATAGAAACCGATAAAAATTTTTCAAAATGGTTTTATCTTAAATTAGAAACCGTTCTGGAAAACGAATCCGAATTGATAAGCTCGGTCCGCAGTTTCATCTAA
- a CDS encoding LA_0442/LA_0875 N-terminal domain-containing protein, which yields MKSKFLFLFLLFLPVVLFAEAQAVYLRSGQILHGDVVNQTATYIDLKLQNGETKRIQKENILRISYREPQKEEPKKTEPVTAVEKQEPKKEEPAIVFPPSIVKVAKRAVRNPLERHYVDIYLGAGSGTFSPQTVDFYYKYQNIRSLFIDATPFYLAGSPNRTAGTSVSAGINYKFKKFSLEAVGMEINTSTSSKNLGPEGDPIVVYGSYPEQMKAAFFKGSYSALSRSNFELYPSIGYIRTWNRTKDSHSQVFQPDSVGGKSNFQASESLIGTSVGIGFAYLFGSKFEVRPEFETLTMKGSQSIHQDYTAIFLAPPFTLFVLPADYSFDWKAKGTHTSLKLSYFWKMGIGFFIKYDSYQWKYSLQDGSFPITLSLDSDPPTLSELVSWNFSQKLLAQTINATGKATSIQFGVSKTLNFGPEENY from the coding sequence ATGAAGTCCAAGTTCCTATTTCTATTCTTATTATTCCTGCCTGTAGTTCTATTTGCCGAGGCCCAAGCCGTATATTTACGTAGCGGCCAAATATTACATGGAGATGTCGTCAACCAAACCGCAACCTATATCGATCTGAAATTACAAAACGGGGAAACGAAACGTATCCAAAAGGAGAATATCTTAAGGATATCTTATAGAGAACCGCAAAAGGAAGAACCTAAAAAGACCGAACCGGTAACTGCCGTGGAAAAACAAGAGCCCAAAAAGGAAGAACCGGCTATCGTCTTTCCTCCCTCGATCGTGAAAGTAGCCAAAAGAGCGGTTAGAAATCCATTAGAAAGACATTATGTAGATATTTATTTAGGTGCTGGAAGCGGAACCTTCTCGCCCCAAACCGTAGATTTTTACTATAAATATCAGAACATAAGAAGTTTATTCATCGATGCGACCCCTTTTTATTTAGCCGGAAGCCCGAACCGTACTGCGGGCACATCCGTATCAGCGGGGATCAATTATAAATTCAAAAAATTCTCCTTAGAAGCAGTGGGAATGGAAATAAATACTTCCACAAGTTCCAAAAACCTAGGACCGGAAGGAGATCCGATCGTGGTTTATGGATCTTATCCCGAACAAATGAAGGCGGCTTTTTTTAAAGGATCTTATTCCGCGCTTTCGAGGTCCAATTTCGAGTTGTATCCGAGTATAGGTTATATCCGAACTTGGAATAGAACCAAAGATTCACATTCACAGGTATTTCAGCCGGATAGCGTGGGTGGAAAATCCAATTTCCAAGCTTCTGAAAGTTTGATCGGGACATCCGTTGGAATCGGTTTTGCTTATTTGTTCGGTTCTAAATTCGAGGTACGGCCTGAATTCGAAACCTTAACGATGAAAGGTTCCCAGTCGATCCACCAGGATTATACCGCTATATTTTTAGCGCCCCCTTTCACCCTCTTTGTACTTCCTGCGGACTATAGTTTTGACTGGAAGGCAAAAGGAACTCACACTTCATTAAAGCTGAGTTATTTTTGGAAAATGGGGATCGGTTTTTTTATAAAATATGATTCTTATCAATGGAAATATTCCCTACAAGACGGAAGTTTTCCGATCACACTTTCTCTGGATTCCGATCCTCCTACTTTGTCGGAACTTGTAAGTTGGAATTTCAGCCAGAAGTTACTTGCGCAAACTATAAATGCCACAGGTAAGGCGACTTCGATACAATTCGGAGTTTCTAAAACCCTGAACTTCGGACCCGAAGAAAATTATTAA
- a CDS encoding LA_0442/LA_0875 N-terminal domain-containing protein, translating to MRRLKNKVRAAIFFGCMIFSLTSVHPNDQVIYMKDGRVITAEIVSQTAFKVVIKLPDGSTKEISKQDIKRIAFKEAKTPEPKDKTPVGPPTPAPEEVVKQQEEESKKQAVLDEKTEKRKKQIEEAKRNRLEIFLGTGSGTVNFQGANFYDQVIAVGSSIGQDSGKFEYSLEPKPKSGKAGSFEVRYSWNRYVGEIGASSATSSATQSIFGLDGPSGGTYPKFIQGNYDVSMKHVFGNFSYSVYPHPKYDVRPVIGYHQFWSKTENFNSTIFGTGTAPAFTEQYFGIVPTSASEVLKGYSFGVQYDLKVGGFEIRTGLHILKLQGFGTYDRNIYAYAPLSFDSQSNGIQTYNKWIANGALLDIRLVYPWKYGIGFWFGLNSMNWTYTISDSSLSIKNENVSDSNPAQDAVLGKLLFESLVGPGALKETKATTIQIGATYSYDFNK from the coding sequence ATGCGAAGACTAAAAAATAAGGTAAGAGCGGCAATTTTCTTCGGATGTATGATATTCTCGCTAACTTCCGTCCATCCTAACGATCAAGTCATCTATATGAAAGACGGAAGAGTGATCACTGCGGAGATCGTTTCTCAAACCGCATTTAAAGTGGTAATCAAACTTCCAGACGGATCCACAAAAGAGATCTCAAAACAAGATATCAAAAGGATTGCATTTAAAGAAGCCAAAACCCCGGAACCAAAAGACAAAACTCCTGTTGGACCTCCTACACCCGCTCCCGAAGAGGTTGTAAAACAACAGGAAGAAGAATCCAAAAAACAAGCCGTCTTAGATGAAAAAACGGAAAAAAGAAAAAAACAAATCGAAGAAGCAAAACGAAATCGTTTAGAAATTTTTCTTGGCACTGGATCCGGAACCGTAAACTTCCAAGGCGCGAATTTTTACGACCAAGTGATCGCGGTTGGAAGTAGTATAGGCCAAGACAGCGGTAAATTCGAATATTCGTTAGAACCGAAACCCAAAAGCGGAAAGGCCGGTTCATTTGAAGTCAGATACTCTTGGAATCGATATGTGGGGGAAATAGGCGCAAGTTCCGCTACATCCTCTGCGACCCAAAGTATTTTCGGATTAGACGGCCCAAGTGGCGGCACATACCCGAAATTTATCCAAGGAAATTATGATGTTTCCATGAAACATGTTTTCGGAAATTTCTCTTACTCGGTATACCCGCATCCTAAATACGATGTGCGCCCCGTTATCGGATACCACCAGTTCTGGTCAAAAACGGAGAACTTTAATTCGACGATCTTCGGAACGGGAACTGCTCCGGCATTTACGGAACAATATTTCGGGATCGTTCCTACTTCCGCCTCAGAAGTCCTAAAAGGATATTCCTTCGGAGTACAATACGACTTAAAAGTAGGTGGATTCGAGATCCGGACCGGTTTACATATTCTTAAATTGCAGGGTTTCGGGACCTACGATCGAAATATTTATGCTTACGCTCCATTATCATTCGATTCCCAATCTAACGGCATACAGACATACAATAAATGGATCGCAAATGGAGCCTTATTGGATATTAGATTGGTCTATCCTTGGAAATACGGGATCGGCTTTTGGTTCGGTTTGAATTCGATGAACTGGACTTATACCATATCCGATTCCTCTCTATCGATCAAGAACGAAAACGTATCGGACAGTAACCCGGCCCAAGATGCTGTCCTAGGAAAACTACTTTTCGAATCTTTGGTCGGCCCAGGCGCTCTCAAAGAAACAAAAGCCACAACGATCCAGATCGGCGCCACGTACTCGTACGACTTCAACAAATAA
- a CDS encoding HesA/MoeB/ThiF family protein, with protein sequence MLSPEELSRYSRNILLNEVKRSGQEKLKKSVVTVIGAGGLGSPALLYLGAAGVGNIRIIDSDIVETTNLQRQIIFKHSDIGRSKSEASSENLRSLNPYIRVEGIQARLNVENAKDLLSGSDLVLEGSDNFDTKFLTNDTCVREKIPFITAGVLRFDGMVMGVRPGKDACFRCVYEDPPPPEHVPSCADAGVIGSMAGMIGTIQATECIQLLLSDFERESGLFGRILQVDSRSMEFRTISTFRRKDCIVCGLLH encoded by the coding sequence GTGTTGAGTCCGGAGGAACTGAGTCGTTATTCTCGGAATATTCTTTTAAACGAAGTTAAACGTAGCGGTCAGGAAAAACTCAAAAAATCCGTTGTTACGGTAATTGGAGCCGGGGGTCTTGGATCTCCGGCTTTGTTATATTTAGGGGCCGCTGGAGTCGGAAATATCAGGATCATAGACTCCGATATCGTTGAGACCACCAATCTACAAAGGCAAATCATATTCAAACATTCTGATATAGGAAGATCCAAATCGGAAGCTTCTTCCGAAAATCTTAGATCTTTAAATCCTTATATAAGGGTAGAAGGTATACAAGCAAGACTTAACGTAGAGAATGCGAAGGACCTGCTGAGCGGATCGGATTTGGTCTTGGAAGGTTCCGATAATTTCGATACCAAGTTTTTAACGAACGATACATGTGTTCGAGAGAAGATCCCTTTTATCACTGCGGGTGTACTTCGTTTTGATGGAATGGTGATGGGAGTTCGTCCAGGTAAGGATGCTTGTTTTAGATGTGTGTATGAGGATCCTCCGCCTCCGGAACATGTGCCTTCTTGTGCGGATGCCGGAGTAATAGGCAGTATGGCGGGGATGATCGGCACGATTCAGGCCACGGAATGCATTCAATTATTATTAAGTGATTTCGAGAGAGAGTCGGGTTTATTCGGCAGGATTTTACAGGTAGATTCCAGATCAATGGAGTTCAGGACTATCTCCACTTTCAGACGTAAAGATTGTATAGTTTGCGGTTTACTTCATTGA
- a CDS encoding HEAT repeat domain-containing protein produces MKKSVISLAILATLIFTVSVSAEKSTEDHIKALSSGSDQEKIEASLYLGDKKEKSAVPELINLLNRSNDPKVAVPAGIALGQIGEAGDSTIALKNKVISSDNGDIVYTALVSILNIVIKNEKAEDAAKEALEFADKNRRSDEFVSDFLNVLTKKLKG; encoded by the coding sequence ATGAAAAAAAGCGTCATTTCGCTCGCAATACTCGCCACTCTTATTTTTACTGTTTCGGTTTCTGCCGAAAAAAGTACGGAAGATCATATTAAGGCGCTCTCCAGCGGATCCGATCAGGAAAAAATCGAAGCTTCCCTTTATTTGGGAGATAAAAAAGAAAAGTCCGCAGTTCCGGAATTGATCAATCTTCTGAACCGTTCGAACGACCCTAAAGTTGCTGTTCCTGCGGGGATTGCTCTGGGCCAAATCGGAGAAGCCGGTGATTCGACTATCGCTTTAAAAAACAAAGTGATCAGCTCCGACAATGGAGATATCGTCTACACCGCTCTTGTTTCTATCCTGAACATCGTGATCAAAAATGAGAAGGCGGAAGACGCTGCGAAAGAAGCTCTTGAGTTTGCGGACAAAAACCGCAGATCAGACGAGTTTGTTTCCGACTTCTTAAACGTTCTTACTAAAAAGTTAAAGGGTTAA